CCGACTGCGTGCCGATTTCGGTCGTGCCGCGCACTTCCTTCGCCACCGCAAACGTGCGCTGGAACAGCTGGTTCAGATAGGTCCCGAGCGCGCCGGCTTCCGTCGCGGTGCGTACGGCGTCCTTCATCTGGCCCAGAATCTGCGTTTCACCGAGCACCATCGAATCGAGGCCCGATGCGACGCGGAACGCGTGCCGGACCGCTTCCGACTGCGGCAGCGCATAAACGTGCGGTGCGAGCTCGTCGACCGAAATCCGGTGATACTCCGACAGCCAGCGGACCGCGCCTTCGCGTGCCGCGCGATCATCGGTCGCGCAATACAGTTCGGTGCGGTTGCAGGTGGAGAGGATCGCCGCTTCGGGCGTATTGGGCGCCTGGGGGCCCAGAAACACGTTCTTGAACGTGACGAGAGCCGGCTTGATCTGCTCGAGCGGAAACGCCACGCGTTCGCGCAGGGCGACAGGCGCAGTGTGGTGATTGATTCCGATCGTGAGGAGTTGCATATCGCGGGCTATCGTTTAGCCCCATATTATAGCGTTTCAGCGATTTCCTCACTCGCCGCATACCGGGCATCAGCGTGGCGGGGCCGGGAATTAGGGGGCTCGATCGGCACGCGATCGAGCTGATAGCCGTAGCCGTAGAGCGGCAACAGCCGGTAGCCGCGCTCCGGAAGCAACTGCAATTTGCTGCGCAGCCGGGACGCGTGCGTATCGAGCGTGCGCGACTTCATGTCGCGGCGGCGCGCCCACACCGTTTCGAGGATATGGGCGCGCGACACGGGCCGCGACAGGTTCGCGAACAGCAGTTGCGCGAAGCGGAACTCCTTGGGCGTGAGCGAAACGATCGCTTCGCCGAAGCGCACGAGGCCGTGCGTGGCGTCGAATGCATATTCGCCATACATTTCGCGCGAGCGGGTCGGCGGCCGGCGCACGCCCGCGCGCCGGCTCAGCGCGTTGACGCGAGCGAGCAGCTCGGGCCCGCTCACGGGGCGCACGACGCAATCGTCGGCACCCGCGTGCAGGCACGATACGATTTCGCTTTCGCGCGGCAATTGCATCACGGCGATGGCCGGCAGCCCGGGCAGGATCGTCTGCGCGCGCGGAATGACTTCCTCGGCCGGCTGGTCGCCGGCCCAGTTGCCGGTGATCAGCATGTCGCAGGTGTCGGTGGCGAGCCATTCGAAGAACGCCGTGCTGGACGGAAACGCGTGGCACACATGACCGCCCGCGAAGAGCAGGCGGTTCAGGAGTGCGGCATGACGCGCCTCGGGATCGATCAGAGCGATTCGCATGAGAGTTTCTTCAATACGGCAGCCGGTGCGCGCTTGCCATAACGTCGAGTCGGCCCCTACACTCGACTGTTCGCGGCACCCGGCTGGTCCCGGGTTCGATGGATGAATCGATGCTAGCCGCTGGCAACGTTCACGCCTATGGGACGAATCTGAATTTATAGAAGGCGTCGAATGAACTGGTTTGGAATCCTTGTCCTGGGAGCGGCCGTCGGGCTGTTCGGCCGATGGCTGCACCCGATGCGGCGCACGAGCCGGCCGGCATGGTGGATCGCGGTGCTCGTCGGCATCATGGGCGCGGCCGCTGCCCGAATGGCCGGCAATCTCTCGGGACTGTTTTACGATGGCGAGACGCTCGAATGGCCGGTCTGCACCGGCGTCGCGTTCCTCGCCGTAGCCGTGACGGTCGCGTTGTCGGCCCGTCGCTGAATGCTCTCAGGTGAAATCATGAATGCCCGTCTCCCCGAAGTCTCGCCGGTGCCGGCCCGCCTTGCGCTGCTGCGCGGCGCCATGGCCCGCGAGGACCTGGCCGCCTATCTCGTGCCGTCCGCCGATCCCCATCTGTCCGAGTACCTGCCCGAGCGCTGGCAGGCCCGCCGCTGGCTGTCCGGCTTCACGGGCTCGGTCGGCACGCTGGTCGTGACCGCGGATTTCGCGGGGCTGTGGGTCGACAGCCGCTACTGGGTGCAGGCCGACGCCGAACTGGCCGGCACGGGCGTGCAGCTGATGAAGATGACGGGCGGGCAGCAGAGCGCGCCGCACGTCGACTGGCTCGCGCAGAACGTGGCGGCAGGCATGACGGTCGGCGTCGACGGCGCCGTGCTGGGCGTCGCGGCCGCACGCGGGCTGACGGCCGCGCTGAGCGCGCGCGGCATCGCGCTGCGCACCGATCTCGACCTGCTCGACGCGATCTGGCCCGAGCGGCCGGGGCTGCCCGGCGACGCCGTGTTCGAACACGCGGCGCCGCAGGCCGACACGACGCGCGCGAGCAAGCTGGCCGACGTGCGCCGTGCAATGCACGCGCAGGGCGCGCAGTGGCATTTCGTGTCGACGCTCGACGATCTCGCATGGTTGTTCAACCTGCGCGGCGCCGACGTCAACTTCAATCCCGTGTTCGTTGCGCACGCAATGATCGGCGCCGATCGCGCGACGCTGTTCGTCGCCGACGGCAAGGTGTCGCCGGCGTTGGCCGCGTCGCTCGAGCAGGACGGCGTCGACGTCCGTGCGTACGACGCCGCGCGTGCGGCGCTCGCGGCGCTGCCCGACGGCGCGACGCTGCTGGTCGACCCGCGCCGCGTGACGTTCGGCACGCTCGAGGCCGTGCCGGCCGGCGTGAAGCTCGTCGAGGCCGTGAATCCGTCGACGTTCGCGAAGTCGCGCAAGACGTCCGCCGAGATCGCGCACGTGCGTGTGACGATGGAGCACGACGGCGCTGCGCTCGCGGAATTCTTCACATGGTTCGAGCAGGCCGTGAACCGCGAGACGATCACCGAACTGACGATCGAGGAGAAACTCACGGCCGCGCGCACACGGCGCCCCGGCTATGTGTCGCCGAGCTTCGCGACGATCGCCGGCTTCAACGCGAACGGTGCGATGCCGCACTACCACGCGACGTCCGAGTCGCACGCGACGATCTCCGGCAACGGCCTGCTGCTGATCGATTCGGGCGGTCAGTACACGACGGGCACGACCGACATCACGCGCGTCGTACCGGTCGGCACCCTCAGCGACCTGCAGCGACGCGATTTCACGATCGTGCTGAAATCGATGATGGCGCTGTCGCGCGCACGCTTCCCGCGCGGCATCCGCTCGCCGATGCTCGACGCGATCGCGCGCGCGCCGATGTGGGCGGCCGGGCTCGACTACGGCCACGGCACGGGGCATGGCGTCGGCTACTTTCTGAACGTGCACGAGGGCCCGCAGGTCATCTCGCACTACGCGCCGGCCGAGCCGTACACCGCGATGGAAGAGGGCATGATCACGTCGATCGAGCCGGGCGTGTACCGTCCCGGCCAGTGGGGCATCCGGATCGAGAACCTGGTCGTGAACCGCGCGGCCGGGCAGACCGAGTTCGGCGATTTCCTCGCGTTCGAGACGCTGACGCTGTGCCCGATCGACACGCGCTGCGTGTTGATCGAGATGCTGCATGACGAAGAGCGCGCATGGCTGAACACGTATCACGCGACGGTGCGCGAGCGCGTCGGCCGGCACCTGAGCGGCGATGCAAAGGCGTGGCTGGACGCACGCACGCTGCCGATCTGACGCAACGCGAGATAACGGCCGGGCGACAGCCGAACCATAACAGCGAGGGCGACAAATGGCGGGCACCGCAGTGATCGTGGTCGACATGCAGCGCGGGCTGGTGGAGCGGGCGCAGCCCGCTTACCGGCTCGACGACGTGGTGTCGGGCATCAACCGGTTGACGGCGGCGGCGCGCGCGGCGAATGCGCCCGTGTGCTTCGTGCAGCACGACGGCGATGCGGACGACGACATCGTGCCCGGCACGGCGGGCTGGGAGCTGCATGCGGGGCTGGTCGTCGGGAACGACGACTGGCGCGTGCGCAAGCAGATGAGCGACGCGTTCCACGACACGCCGCTCGCGGCGCAGCTCGACCGCCACGGCATCCGTTCGGTGCTGGTCTGCGGCTATGCGACCGAGTTCTGCATCGATTCGGCCGCGCGCCGTGCGGCGCTGCTCGGCTACCGGACGACCGTCGTGTCCGACCTGCATACGACGAACGAGCGCGCGCACCTGTCGGCCGCGCAGATCGTCGCGCACCACCACTTCATCTGGCAAAACAATTCGCTGTCGGGTAACGCGGTGACGCCGCGTCCGCTCGCGGACGTGCTTGCCGCGGAGTTCGCATGACGATCAAGGCCGTGGTGTTCGATTTCGGCGGCGTGCTGATCGACTGGAGCCCCGAGTACCTTTACCGGGAACTGATTCCCGACGCCGCCGAGCGTCGCTGGTTCCTCACGCACGTCTGCGC
The nucleotide sequence above comes from Burkholderia pyrrocinia. Encoded proteins:
- a CDS encoding response regulator transcription factor; this encodes MRIALIDPEARHAALLNRLLFAGGHVCHAFPSSTAFFEWLATDTCDMLITGNWAGDQPAEEVIPRAQTILPGLPAIAVMQLPRESEIVSCLHAGADDCVVRPVSGPELLARVNALSRRAGVRRPPTRSREMYGEYAFDATHGLVRFGEAIVSLTPKEFRFAQLLFANLSRPVSRAHILETVWARRRDMKSRTLDTHASRLRSKLQLLPERGYRLLPLYGYGYQLDRVPIEPPNSRPRHADARYAASEEIAETL
- a CDS encoding aminopeptidase P family protein, producing the protein MNARLPEVSPVPARLALLRGAMAREDLAAYLVPSADPHLSEYLPERWQARRWLSGFTGSVGTLVVTADFAGLWVDSRYWVQADAELAGTGVQLMKMTGGQQSAPHVDWLAQNVAAGMTVGVDGAVLGVAAARGLTAALSARGIALRTDLDLLDAIWPERPGLPGDAVFEHAAPQADTTRASKLADVRRAMHAQGAQWHFVSTLDDLAWLFNLRGADVNFNPVFVAHAMIGADRATLFVADGKVSPALAASLEQDGVDVRAYDAARAALAALPDGATLLVDPRRVTFGTLEAVPAGVKLVEAVNPSTFAKSRKTSAEIAHVRVTMEHDGAALAEFFTWFEQAVNRETITELTIEEKLTAARTRRPGYVSPSFATIAGFNANGAMPHYHATSESHATISGNGLLLIDSGGQYTTGTTDITRVVPVGTLSDLQRRDFTIVLKSMMALSRARFPRGIRSPMLDAIARAPMWAAGLDYGHGTGHGVGYFLNVHEGPQVISHYAPAEPYTAMEEGMITSIEPGVYRPGQWGIRIENLVVNRAAGQTEFGDFLAFETLTLCPIDTRCVLIEMLHDEERAWLNTYHATVRERVGRHLSGDAKAWLDARTLPI
- a CDS encoding cysteine hydrolase family protein, yielding MAGTAVIVVDMQRGLVERAQPAYRLDDVVSGINRLTAAARAANAPVCFVQHDGDADDDIVPGTAGWELHAGLVVGNDDWRVRKQMSDAFHDTPLAAQLDRHGIRSVLVCGYATEFCIDSAARRAALLGYRTTVVSDLHTTNERAHLSAAQIVAHHHFIWQNNSLSGNAVTPRPLADVLAAEFA